The following are encoded in a window of Pseudomonas multiresinivorans genomic DNA:
- a CDS encoding TOBE domain-containing protein: MTTLSLLTQHVTRRPQRIALLAQIAQLGSITHAAKAAGMSYKTAWDAIDELNNLSDRPLVERSVGGKGGGGARLTVEGERLLALYQRLEALREHIVEHVEHQADLELIGRLMMRTSARNQLHGHVSAVEASGLNDLISIELPGGSRIQARVTRESTEKLELADGVPVVALMKAGWLYVDLPHIPCPEGLNALEGHIDDIREADDGPSEVRIQLPSGQMLCALTDPERIEILGLKAGSPVRAQFSPAQVILGTPL, translated from the coding sequence ATGACCACCCTCAGCCTGTTGACCCAGCACGTTACCCGTCGCCCGCAGCGCATCGCCCTGCTGGCACAGATTGCCCAGCTCGGCTCGATCACCCACGCCGCCAAGGCCGCGGGGATGAGCTACAAGACCGCCTGGGACGCCATCGACGAACTGAACAACCTCTCCGACCGCCCGCTGGTGGAACGCAGCGTCGGCGGCAAGGGCGGCGGCGGTGCGCGCCTGACGGTCGAGGGCGAACGCCTGCTGGCGCTCTACCAGCGCCTGGAAGCGCTGCGCGAACACATCGTCGAGCACGTCGAACACCAGGCCGACCTGGAACTGATCGGCCGCCTGATGATGCGCACCAGTGCGCGCAACCAGTTGCACGGGCACGTTAGCGCGGTGGAGGCGTCCGGGCTGAATGACCTGATCAGCATCGAGCTGCCCGGCGGCTCGCGCATTCAGGCGCGGGTCACCCGCGAAAGCACCGAGAAGCTGGAGCTGGCCGATGGCGTTCCGGTGGTCGCCCTGATGAAGGCCGGCTGGCTCTATGTCGACCTCCCGCACATCCCTTGCCCGGAAGGGCTGAATGCCCTGGAAGGGCACATCGACGACATCCGCGAAGCCGACGACGGGCCCAGCGAAGTGCGCATCCAGCTGCCCAGCGGGCAGATGCTCTGCGCCCTGACCGACCCGGAGCGCATCGAGATCCTCGGCCTGAAAGCCGGCTCGCCGGTGCGCGCACAGTTCTCCCCGGCGCAGGTGATCCTCGGCACGCCGCTGTAG
- a CDS encoding substrate-binding domain-containing protein yields MRRPLLLLALLLVPFASQAGPDVLRVGASNELMSTLEPLVDQYQIETRNKVLLIGGSESELTEQVRQGTPYDLLLTPLHNTARPSQAIECKARSMQRLTLVKGERRALATDFVDYLSKHCADH; encoded by the coding sequence ATGCGCCGCCCACTTCTGCTGCTCGCCCTGCTGCTCGTGCCTTTCGCCAGCCAGGCCGGCCCCGACGTCTTGCGCGTCGGCGCCAGCAACGAGCTGATGTCGACGCTGGAGCCACTGGTGGATCAGTACCAGATCGAGACGCGCAACAAGGTCCTGCTGATCGGTGGCAGCGAAAGCGAACTCACCGAGCAGGTGCGCCAGGGCACGCCCTACGACCTGCTGCTGACGCCGCTGCACAACACGGCCAGGCCGTCCCAAGCGATCGAGTGCAAGGCCCGTTCGATGCAGAGACTGACCCTGGTGAAAGGCGAGCGCCGTGCGCTGGCTACGGACTTCGTCGACTACCTGAGCAAGCACTGCGCCGACCACTGA